A DNA window from Arachis hypogaea cultivar Tifrunner chromosome 18, arahy.Tifrunner.gnm2.J5K5, whole genome shotgun sequence contains the following coding sequences:
- the LOC112773309 gene encoding putative Peroxidase 48, whose protein sequence is MVSWLNVWIMVALLVPVLLSLTNPRGESQTQTQTQTHPKPHSQKQTQTQTLHLPPSLISSSNLFFNERIRDGSNLDYDFYRDTCPQAEDTIRSAVTRIFFDHRDSAPAILRLFFHDCFIQGCDASLLLDDSNGNKNHSIEKQAIPNQTLRGFDKIDLIKEEVEQACPGVVSCADILAVAARDFVLLAGGPFYPVLTGRRDSNQSFYDEANDQIPRPDDNVNRTLRLFSLRGFNERETVSLLGGHNIGKISCEFIQQRLYNFQGTGQPDPTIPVDFLGQMRLNCPENNNTSSTNEVSAFEVSQKENSHSKAGMSYMQALSSSMSSGAAFDTHYFQSLLKGRGLLYADQQLMSHVKTARLVSAYASDDGSTFRMDFARVMLKMSNLDVLTGLQGQVRLNCSQALGS, encoded by the exons atGGTGAGCTGGTTGAACGTGTGGATAATGGTGGCGCTGTTGGTACCGGTGCTTCTCTCCCTCACGAACCCACGCGGCGAATCCCAAACCCAAACCCAAACGCAAACCCATCCCAAACCTCATTCTCAGAAACAGACCCAGACACAAACCCTTCACCTTCcaccttctttaatttcttcttccaatttgttcttCAACGAGAGGATCAGAGATGGCTCCAACTTGGACTACGATTTCTACAGGGATACGTGTCCTCAGGCCGAGGACACTATCCGCTCCGCCGTCACTCGCATCTTCTTCGACCACAGGGATTCCGCCCCCGCCATCCTCCGCCTATTCTTCCATGATTGCTTCATTCAG GGTTGCGATGCTTCATTGTTGTTGGATGATAGCAATGGCAACAAAAACCATTCCATCGAGAAGCAGGCTATTCCGAATCAAACCTTGAGAGGTTTCGACAAAATCGACTTGATCAAGGAGGAGGTGGAACAAGCTTGTCCTGGAGTTGTGTCTTGTGCTGATATACTTGCCGTCGCGGCTAGAGATTTTGTTCTTTTG GCTGGTGGGCCATTCTATCCAGTTCTAACAGGACGGAGGGATAGCAATCAATCATTTTATGATGAAGCAAATGATCAGATTCCCAGACCTGACGATAACGTTAATCGCACGCTGCGGCTGTTCAGTCTCCGAGGATTTAATGAAAGAGAAACAGTCAGCCTTCTTG GGGGGCACAACATAGGAAAAATCAGCTGCGAATTCATTCAGCAAAGACTCTACAACTTCCAAGGCACCGGCCAACCAGACCCCACTATACCTGTCGATTTCCTTGGTCAGATGAGGCTAAACTGCCCAGAAAACAACAATACCAGCAGCACTAATGAGGTTTCTGCATTCGAAGTTTCGCAGAAGGAAAATAGTCATTCAAAAGCAGGGATGTCATACATGCAGGCATTGTCATCTTCTATGTCATCTGGAGCAGCATTCGACACTCACTATTTCCAAAGTTTGTTGAAGGGAAGGGGGCTGCTCTATGCCGATCAGCAGCTGATGTCTCATGTGAAGACTGCAAGATTGGTCTCTGCTTATGCTTCGGATGACGGATCAACCTTTCGCATGGATTTCGCCAGGGTTATGTTGAAAATGTCTAATCTTGATGTTCTAACTGGACTTCAGGGTCAGGTTCGCCTTAATTGCTCGCAAGCTTTAGGTTCTTAA